Below is a window of Myxococcus guangdongensis DNA.
TCTACGCCGCGCTCGTCTCGCGCACGAAGGGGCGGCGGTGAGCGGCGTGCGACGCATCCTCTACCTGGAGCCGGTGGGCGGCATCGCCGGGGACATGTTCCTGGCGGCGGGCATCGACCTGGGGCTGGAGCCCGCGGCGATTGAAGCGGCGCTGCGAGGGTTGAGCGTCCCGGGTTGGAAGCTGGCGGTGAGCCGCGCGGTGCGCCACGCCATCAGCGGCACGCACCTGGACGTGGTGTTGGACGCGCGCGAGGCGCACCCGCACCGCGCCTACGCGGACATCCGTCGCCTCATCGAGTCCGCGTCCACGCTGCCTGCGCGCGCGAAGGAGCGGGCGCTCGCGGTGTTCCGCGCGATTGGCGAGGCCGAGGCGAAGGTGCACGGCGTCTCCATCGACGACATCCACTTCCACGAAGTGGGCGCCGTGGACTCCATCGTCGACATCTGCGGCGCGGCGGTGGTGCTGGAGCTGCTGGGTGACCCGGAGGTCCACGCGGCGCCTCCTCCGTTGGGCAGCGGCTCCATCCGCGTGGCGCACGGCATGATGCCCATCCCCGTGCCGGCCACGCTGGAGCTGCTGCGCGACGTGCCCGTGCGCTTCGAGGGCGTGGGCGAGCTGACCACGCCCACCGGCGCCGCGCTGCTCAAGGTGCTCACGCGCATCGGCCACCCGCCCGACTTCATCGTCGAGAAGGTGGGCTACGGCGTGGGCACGAAGGACTTCCGGGACCGGCCCAACGTGCTGCGCGCGTCGCTGGGGCGGCTGGAGGACTCGCGCACCGAGGGCCTGTGGGTGGTGGAGGCGAACCTGGACGACGCCACGCCGCAGCTGTTGGGGCACCTGCTGGAGCGGCTGCTCGCCGTGGGCGCGCTGGATGCGTGGGTGGCGCCCGTCGTGATGAAGAAGAGCCGCCCGGGCCACCTCTTGAGCGCGCTGGTGGAGGGCGGCCTGCGCGACACCGTGGTGGACCTGCTCCTGCGCGAGTCCACGTCCCTGGGCGTGCGCTACCACCGCGTCGAGCGTCAGGCTTTGGCTCGCGACTGGGTGGAGGTGGAGACGCCGTGGGGCCGCGTCCGCGTGAAGCGGGGCCTGCGCGATGGCGCCGTCCTCAACGCGCATCCGGAGTTCGAGGACTGCCGCCGCGTCGCCGAGGCCGCGGGTGTCCCCGTGAAGCAGGTGGTGGCCGCCGCGCTGGTGGCGCTCGGCCTGCCCTCCTGACGTGCTTCACCCCGCGTCCAGATGACGGATGAACGCCGGACCCTGGTCATGCGAAAACATTTCGAGTAGAATGTTTTCAGCAGAGGGGGAAATTACATGACAGATGCAATCCGCAGGAGCCTGGGTCCTATCATCCGCACCGTGGCGAACGCCACCGTCCAGAAGGCGGTGCCGCCCGCGATGCAGCCGGCGGCCAAGGCGGCGGTGGACTTCGCCGTGTCCTCGTTCGAGCAGGGCAAGCCCGCGCGGGCGCCCGTGGCGCTGAACGTCATGCCGCCGCCGACGGTGATTCTCGCCAACCCGGCCGTCGTCACGCCTCCCACGAAGAACACCGCCGCCACCCCGGTCTCTGGCACCCAGGGGGATGGTCAGGTGCAGCCGGGGGACAAGCTGGCGGTGGCCGCGGATGGGGACACGTTGAACCTCCGCCCGGAGGCGGGGACGACCCAGAAGCCCAAGGGCAGCTTCCCCACGGGCGCGCGGCTGGAGGTGGCCACGCCGCCGGGTGGGGGCTCGTCGGAGCAGAACGGCTTCGTCTACGTGAGCGGGCCTGGAGGGGAGACGGGCTGGGTGAGCGCCCAGTACACGCGGGAGCTGACGGCGGAGGAGGCCGCGCAGCCGGCGAGCACCGGGGGCACGACGACGCCGGCCGCCGCCGCGTACCAGAGCGTCTTCGTCGACCAGTTCGCCGCCGAGAAGGAGGTGGGGGGTGACGCCAGCAACGCCAACTGCGGACCCTCCTCCACGTTGACGGCGCTGCTCAACGAGGGGCTCGAGATTCCGGACATCCCGGGCATCGAGCACAACGGCACCACGGGCGCGGATGTGCAGGCGGTGCGCTACTGGGGCAACCACGCGGATGACTCGGGCAGCGACGGCGTCTACACGAAGGAGGACGGGACGCTGGCGTACTCGTTGGATGGGAAGGGCAACGAGAACTCCACGTTCACCGGCTTCACGGACGTGGCGAACGCGGTGGCCGCGGCGGGTGGGACGACGGCGAACGTGGCCGCGAACTCGACGGCCATCATGACGGCCATCGACAACGGCAGCACCGTGGTCATCTCCGGCACCTTCGTGGAGACGAAGAAGGCCCCGGAGGGGACGCCCGAGGCGCTGGTGAACCCGGAGAACGGGAACCTCTACGTCGACAGCGATGGGGACGGCGCGCCGGACCTGAAGAATGGCGTGCCCAACGAGTGGCACCAGAAGGCGGACACGTGGAAGGGCCAGCACGGCTCCACCATGCACCTGGTCGCCGTGGTGGGCAGGACGCCCGAGGGCAACTTCATCGTCTGCGACCCCGCGCACACGAAGCCGACGGCGAGCCCCATCGAGCTGACGCCCTCGGAGCTGGATGCCTTCATGCGGGGCAACGCGGGCGCCATCGCCGTCAATGGGGCGAGCACCTCGGAGACCGAGACTCCCAGCGCGTAGTCGTCGTGCGCGCGCGACCGCTTCCTCGGCTCGAAGAGGGAGCGGTCCGCGCGAACGCAGCGACGGCCTGGGCGCGTGACAACCGCGCGCGGTGCCTTGCTGGCTCGACGAGGACGCCTTCGGCTCGAGGGTCGTCGCAGCGGGCGCGCTTTTCCTCCGGCTCGAAGAGGGAGTCGAGGGGGCGCCTTCGGCTCGCCGCTACGCCCGGGGGGACGGTCGCGGGCGCGTTTCTTCTCCGGCTCGAAGCGGGAGCGCTCAGCGCAGGCGCCAACGGTGACGCAACGCCGACCTGGGCACGAACAGCAGCACGAAGACGATGAGCAGCCACGCGCCCACCACGCGGGTGTTGCCCGTCCCGAAGCGCATCAAGCCCGCGCACACGCCGACCCAGCCCGCCACCGCGAGGCACCTCGTGAGCGTGTTGGGCAAGAGCGCCAGCAGCCCCGTGCCCACGGTGGAGTGCCGCGCGAAGATGCGCCAGCCTCGGTAGGACTGCTCCTCGGCGCGCAGCTTCTCCAGCAGATACGCATAGCGCTCCGAGTCCGCGCGGCGCTCCTGCTCCAATCGCTCGAGTGCGCCCTGGCGCTCCTCGCCCTGCTCCCGGACGCGCGCCTCTCGTCGCTCCACCGCGAGCTTCGCCCGGTGCTCCAGCTGCTGCGCCGTCCCCAGGTCCGCGCCGCACTGCTGACAGAGCTTCGCGAAGCGACCGTTGTCGGAATCGCAGACGGCGCAGCGTGGGAAGTCCCAGGCCTCCTCCAGGCTCGCGGCGCGCGGCTCCAGCACCACCGGGGCCTCCGCCTTGAAGCGCTCCAGGTGGGCCTCGGGGACGTCACCCTGGGGCAGCGCGCCGCGCTCGGCGATGTCCTCGAAGCGGCGGCCACCGCCGTGGAGCTGGGAGGGCTGCTCGCGCCGGGTGCGCTCACCCCGGTCCTTCTCCAGGTGCAGGAAGCGCGACAGCTTGGGACTCATGGCGCCCTCTCGACCCGTGCGCCCGCGGAAGAGGCCGGCCGCGTGCGTCCCTTGGCCCAGTCGCGCAGTCGGCGAATCTCATCCCGCATCGTCACCGACAGCGGGAAGGTGTCCCGGAGCGTGCGCACCAGGTGCTGTTGCGCCAGCTCGCTGTTCTCCGCGAAGGCCTCGTACAGGCCCGCCACCACCACCTGCTCGATCTCGGCGCCGCTGAAGCCCTGCGTGAGCGTGGCCAGCTCCACCACGTCGAAGTTCGAGGGCTCGCGCTTCCGGCGCCGCAGGTGGATGCGGAAGATGTCCTCTCGCTCGGCCTGCTCGGGCAGGTCGATGAAGAAGATCTCGTCGAAGCGGCCCTTGCGCAGCACCTCCGGCGGCAGGCCCTCGATGCGGTTGGCGGTGGCCACCACGAACACGGGCGCCGTCTTCTCCTGGAGCCACGTGAGCAGCGTGCCGAAGACGCGCGCGGACACGCCGCTGTCCGCGGTGCTCGACGAGGCCACGCCCGACAGCCCCTTCTCGATTTCGTCCACCCACAGCACCACCGGCGCCACGCCCTCCGCCACGCGGATGGCCTTGCGCAGGTTCTCCTCGGACGAGCCGATGAGTCCGCTGAAGATGCGGCCCATGTCCAGTCGCAGGAGCGGCAGGTTCCAGTGCGCGCTGATGGCCTTCGCGGTGAGGCTCTTGCCGCAGCCCTGCACGCCGAGCAGCAGCAACCCGCGAGGCTCGGGGAGGCCGAACTGTCGGGCCCGCTCGCCGAAGGCCGCGGTGCGCTGGCTCAGCCACGCCTTGAGGTACTCCAGGCCGCCCACGTTCCCCAGGGACTCCTCGGGCGGGTAGTACTCGAGCAGCCCGCTCTTGCGAATCACCTGACGCTTCTCGTCCTGGATGCGCTTGATGTCCTCGGGGCCCAGCTTACCGTCATGCGCGATGGCCTTGGCGAACGCGTTCTCGGCCTCCGACATCGTCAGCCCGAGCGCGGCCTTGATGAGCTGGTCGGCGTGCTCACGCGACAGGTCGATGGTGGCCTTGTTCGTGCGGCGCACCACCGCGACGATCTCCCGCAGGAGCTGGAGCAAGTCGTTGTACCCGGGCATGGGCACATCGATGACGGAGACCTCCTTCTCCAGCTCCACGGGGATGAGCAGCGTGGGCGACAGGAGGATGACGGTGGTGAAGGTGCTCTTGAGGAAGTGTGACAGCTCCCTCAGGGCGCGCACGACGCCCTTCTCTTCCAGGTAGGGATGGAAGTCCTTGAGGACCACCAGCGCGGGCTCGCCCAGCTTCTCGATGGCGGCCATCGCGTCGATGGGGTTGCGCGTGTCGTCTGGCAGGGGCGCGGTGCGCGTGGTGCCCGAGGCGCGCAGGCCCTTGGTGATGGACCACTGGAACAGCGCCTTGCCGTGCGCGCGCGCCAGCTCCGCGAGGATGGCGTCCACGCGGTGCTCCTCCCACGACACCAGGTAGAGCAGCGGGTAGCGGGCCCGCACGAGGATGTCGAGCTCCTCGAGCCACGGCTCGGCGGGACGGTGGGCGTTGGCGCTGCCGGGGGCGGGGGACGACATTCCCCCGCTACTCTAGTGGGCCCCTTCGCCAGACGAAAACGAGGGGCCCCTGCAATGGCTTGCGTCCGACAGGGTTTCGACGCGACGGGTTACGTGGGGCGGGTGAGGGTGAAGCCCGCCCCGGCGGGGTCCGTCACGATGCAGAAGCGTCCGAAGGGTGAGTCCGTGGGAGGGACATGGACGTGGCCGCCCAGTCGTTTGACCTGCTCGGCCGCTCCGTCGGTGTCGGCGACGGCGAAGTAGTTCATCCAGTGGGGCGGGAGGTCCTTGGGCCACATGGGGCCCATCTGGAGTACGCCGGCCACGGGAGTACCGCCGTGGTGGAGGGCCCAGTAGTCCATGCCGTCCAGCTTGCGGGGCTCCAGGCCGAAGAGGGCGGCGTAGAAGTCCTTCGCGCGGACGCCGTCACGGGTGTTCACCTCGTGCCAGGTCATGCTGCCGGGCTCGCGGACCACCTGCGCTCCCGGGTGCTTGCCGGATTGCCAGAGATTGAAGCCCGCGCCAGTGGGGTCCACGCAGGACGCGAACGTCCCCAGGCCCGAGGCGTCCGTGGGAGGTACCACCAGCCTGCCTCCAAGCTCCACGACACGCGCGGCGAGAGCCTTCGTGTCCGCGGCCTCGAAGGAGAGCGCCCAGTACGCACGGCCAGGCGCGGCGGGGTCCTTCAAGCTCATGCCCGCGACGTTGCGGCCGCCGAGCTGGCACATCGTGTAGTGGAAGTCCTCCTTCGGGCCAACGAGGAACTGCCAGCCGAAGAGCTCGCCGTAGAAGTGGCGGGCGCCCTCGAGGTCGGGCGTGCTCAGGTCCACCCAGGTGGGCGTCCCCGCGGCGTGGTGGTCGATGGATGGCATGGGGTGTTTCCTCGGGTGGATGGGAGTGCTGGCCTCTTCCGAGGCTAGTCATTCGAGGCGCGAGGGGAAGCTCGTTCGTGTGCCACCGGGGCGCGACGGCCCTCGGCGTCGGAGCGGAGCGCCGCCGCGAGGACCTCTTGGACGAGGGCTCCGTCATCGAGGGTGGCGAGCCCGTCGCGAGGCGAGTGACCTCGCAGTCCGAGGAACCGGCGCGCGGTCTCCACGTGGGCCTGGGCCCAGGGTTCGAGCTGTCCGGGGTGGGGCTCGGCGCCGGGGGCGACGTCTCTCCAGCCGCCGTGCTCGAAGCCTCGGATGGAGGAGATGCACCAGCCCTCACGTGACGGCACATAGCCCGCGGAGAAGCCGACCTCCCAGTCCTGGCCGAGCAGGCTCCAGCCTCCGTGGATTCCTGGCTCAGCACAGGCGGCGTGCGTGAGGATGAGCACCGCGCCATTGGAGAGCCCGACGTGCAGCGCGGCGGTGTGGATGGGGCGCCCGGAGAGCGTCGCCTGTACCCACAGCGGCGTCGCGTCCGTCAGCCACAGCGCGGCGTCGAGCACGTGGGACAGGCCGCCCCAGTCTCCCGAGGCGTCCTCGAGGTTGGATTCATGGCGCGTGACGAAGCCGGTGCGGAGCGTGACGACGAGGTGCTGCACCTTGCGTCCCTCGAGCCAGGACTTCAGCGCGCGCAGGGGTGGCAGCATGCGGTAGGGGAAATTGACGGCGCTGGGGCTTGAGAGCTCACGAGCGCGGCGAACGATGAGCCGAGCATCCTCGACGGTGCGTGTGAGGGGCTTCTCGCACAGCACCGCGCGCCCGGCTTCGAGTGCCGCGAGCAGGTGCGGTGCATGCAGTGCATCGGGGCTCGCGACCACCACGGCGTCCACGGCGGCGCACAGTTCATGGACCTCCGCGGTGGCGAAGGGAATTCCCTCACGTTCGGCCACCGCGCGCGTGGACTCTGGGGAGCGGCCACAGAGCGCCACCACCTGCGCGCCCGCCGCGCGGAACGCCCCCACGTGCATGAGTCCCCACCGGGTGCCGATGATGCCGATGCGCGTCGTCATGCGGCGCAGCCTGCCAGAGATTTCCGGTGTGCTGGCTCGCGAGTGACTCGGTGGCGCCTCCCGTGTCTGCGTGCCAGGTGACGCGTCGTCGGCGGGTGCAACCCACCAGCGCTGGCGCGAGCGCGACCCGGCGACGCTGCTTCCGTCTCCGTGCCATGCTGCGCGGCGCCCGTCCTTCCCGAGTCCGGACATGACCGAGCAAAGGCCCCTCATGCAGCCCGCCGTCCCGCTCGATTCTCCCGCCGTCGACAGCGTCGCGCCGTTCTATCCGCCCGTGCGCGGCGCGCGTGCCGAAGCGCGCACCCCATTGCTGCTCGCGGCCGTGCTG
It encodes the following:
- a CDS encoding AAA family ATPase, which produces MSSPAPGSANAHRPAEPWLEELDILVRARYPLLYLVSWEEHRVDAILAELARAHGKALFQWSITKGLRASGTTRTAPLPDDTRNPIDAMAAIEKLGEPALVVLKDFHPYLEEKGVVRALRELSHFLKSTFTTVILLSPTLLIPVELEKEVSVIDVPMPGYNDLLQLLREIVAVVRRTNKATIDLSREHADQLIKAALGLTMSEAENAFAKAIAHDGKLGPEDIKRIQDEKRQVIRKSGLLEYYPPEESLGNVGGLEYLKAWLSQRTAAFGERARQFGLPEPRGLLLLGVQGCGKSLTAKAISAHWNLPLLRLDMGRIFSGLIGSSEENLRKAIRVAEGVAPVVLWVDEIEKGLSGVASSSTADSGVSARVFGTLLTWLQEKTAPVFVVATANRIEGLPPEVLRKGRFDEIFFIDLPEQAEREDIFRIHLRRRKREPSNFDVVELATLTQGFSGAEIEQVVVAGLYEAFAENSELAQQHLVRTLRDTFPLSVTMRDEIRRLRDWAKGRTRPASSAGARVERAP
- a CDS encoding VOC family protein, coding for MPSIDHHAAGTPTWVDLSTPDLEGARHFYGELFGWQFLVGPKEDFHYTMCQLGGRNVAGMSLKDPAAPGRAYWALSFEAADTKALAARVVELGGRLVVPPTDASGLGTFASCVDPTGAGFNLWQSGKHPGAQVVREPGSMTWHEVNTRDGVRAKDFYAALFGLEPRKLDGMDYWALHHGGTPVAGVLQMGPMWPKDLPPHWMNYFAVADTDGAAEQVKRLGGHVHVPPTDSPFGRFCIVTDPAGAGFTLTRPT
- a CDS encoding SH3 domain-containing protein, whose protein sequence is MTDAIRRSLGPIIRTVANATVQKAVPPAMQPAAKAAVDFAVSSFEQGKPARAPVALNVMPPPTVILANPAVVTPPTKNTAATPVSGTQGDGQVQPGDKLAVAADGDTLNLRPEAGTTQKPKGSFPTGARLEVATPPGGGSSEQNGFVYVSGPGGETGWVSAQYTRELTAEEAAQPASTGGTTTPAAAAYQSVFVDQFAAEKEVGGDASNANCGPSSTLTALLNEGLEIPDIPGIEHNGTTGADVQAVRYWGNHADDSGSDGVYTKEDGTLAYSLDGKGNENSTFTGFTDVANAVAAAGGTTANVAANSTAIMTAIDNGSTVVISGTFVETKKAPEGTPEALVNPENGNLYVDSDGDGAPDLKNGVPNEWHQKADTWKGQHGSTMHLVAVVGRTPEGNFIVCDPAHTKPTASPIELTPSELDAFMRGNAGAIAVNGASTSETETPSA
- a CDS encoding Gfo/Idh/MocA family protein — encoded protein: MTTRIGIIGTRWGLMHVGAFRAAGAQVVALCGRSPESTRAVAEREGIPFATAEVHELCAAVDAVVVASPDALHAPHLLAALEAGRAVLCEKPLTRTVEDARLIVRRARELSSPSAVNFPYRMLPPLRALKSWLEGRKVQHLVVTLRTGFVTRHESNLEDASGDWGGLSHVLDAALWLTDATPLWVQATLSGRPIHTAALHVGLSNGAVLILTHAACAEPGIHGGWSLLGQDWEVGFSAGYVPSREGWCISSIRGFEHGGWRDVAPGAEPHPGQLEPWAQAHVETARRFLGLRGHSPRDGLATLDDGALVQEVLAAALRSDAEGRRAPVAHERASPRASND
- the larC gene encoding nickel pincer cofactor biosynthesis protein LarC is translated as MRRILYLEPVGGIAGDMFLAAGIDLGLEPAAIEAALRGLSVPGWKLAVSRAVRHAISGTHLDVVLDAREAHPHRAYADIRRLIESASTLPARAKERALAVFRAIGEAEAKVHGVSIDDIHFHEVGAVDSIVDICGAAVVLELLGDPEVHAAPPPLGSGSIRVAHGMMPIPVPATLELLRDVPVRFEGVGELTTPTGAALLKVLTRIGHPPDFIVEKVGYGVGTKDFRDRPNVLRASLGRLEDSRTEGLWVVEANLDDATPQLLGHLLERLLAVGALDAWVAPVVMKKSRPGHLLSALVEGGLRDTVVDLLLRESTSLGVRYHRVERQALARDWVEVETPWGRVRVKRGLRDGAVLNAHPEFEDCRRVAEAAGVPVKQVVAAALVALGLPS